The following coding sequences lie in one Metallumcola ferriviriculae genomic window:
- a CDS encoding phage antirepressor has protein sequence MKDLKVFSYEGSAVRTVVKNGSPWWVLKDVCSVLDIGNNRDVMARLDSDEKGVDIIDTPGGRQEVSIINESGLYSVILVSRKPEAKNFKRWVTHEVLPTIRKHGLYATDELLANPDFLIKALQELKAARTKNAELTTAIGIQEQQIAEMKPKASYYDVVLNCKDAVSITTIAKDYGKSGRWFNEYLHNLGVQFRQGKIWLLYQKYARHGYTTTKTHTYPGNDGTMHSKVHTYWTQKGRLFIYELLKDHGMLPLIEQDSDDEVE, from the coding sequence ATGAAAGATTTAAAGGTTTTTAGTTACGAAGGCAGCGCAGTTAGAACTGTAGTGAAAAACGGAAGCCCTTGGTGGGTGCTCAAAGATGTTTGCAGTGTACTGGACATTGGAAACAACCGCGATGTTATGGCCCGCCTGGACAGTGATGAAAAGGGAGTCGATATTATCGACACCCCTGGTGGAAGACAAGAAGTATCTATTATCAATGAAAGCGGTCTTTATAGTGTCATATTGGTTTCTCGAAAACCGGAGGCCAAAAATTTTAAGCGTTGGGTAACCCACGAGGTTCTCCCTACTATTCGAAAGCATGGGCTCTACGCAACAGACGAGTTGCTTGCCAATCCAGATTTTCTAATTAAGGCATTACAGGAGTTAAAGGCGGCAAGAACAAAGAACGCTGAACTTACGACTGCCATAGGTATTCAAGAACAGCAGATTGCAGAGATGAAGCCCAAAGCAAGCTACTACGACGTGGTGCTTAATTGCAAGGATGCGGTATCCATCACTACCATTGCCAAGGACTATGGAAAATCCGGTCGCTGGTTCAATGAATACCTGCATAATCTTGGCGTTCAATTTAGACAGGGTAAGATTTGGCTTCTGTATCAAAAATATGCCCGTCATGGATATACGACTACGAAAACCCATACGTACCCCGGAAATGATGGAACGATGCATTCTAAAGTACACACCTACTGGACTCAAAAAGGGCGATTGTTCATTTATGAGCTTCTAAAGGACCATGGCATGCTACCACTGATTGAACAAGACTCTGATGATGAGGTGGAGTAG
- a CDS encoding DUF2815 family protein, with translation MSNKAKRTNPTKVITGVVRLSYANVWEPKSINGGAEKYSVSLIIPKSDTKTLGAINEAVNAAIEEGKGKFGGKIPNKAALKLPQRDGDIDRPDDEAYANSYFVNANSNTPPQVVDKDINPIFERSEIYSGVYARVSINFYAFNTNGNKGIACGLGNIQKIRDGEPLGGRTNAAEDFVTDVDDDFLA, from the coding sequence ATGTCAAATAAAGCAAAAAGAACAAATCCTACGAAAGTAATCACTGGAGTTGTAAGACTCTCTTATGCAAATGTTTGGGAACCAAAATCAATCAATGGTGGCGCTGAAAAATATAGCGTGAGCCTGATTATTCCTAAGAGTGATACGAAAACACTCGGTGCCATTAATGAAGCAGTAAATGCAGCAATTGAAGAAGGTAAAGGTAAATTTGGCGGCAAGATTCCTAATAAGGCAGCTTTAAAGCTTCCTCAACGAGATGGGGACATAGACCGTCCTGATGATGAAGCCTATGCGAATAGTTATTTCGTCAATGCAAATAGCAATACACCACCGCAAGTCGTAGACAAAGACATCAACCCAATTTTCGAGCGTTCGGAAATCTACTCAGGGGTGTACGCAAGAGTAAGTATCAACTTCTACGCTTTTAACACAAATGGCAATAAAGGAATCGCCTGCGGCCTTGGAAACATTCAAAAGATCCGCGACGGTGAGCCTCTAGGTGGCAGAACAAATGCAGCTGAAGATTTTGTCACCGACGTGGATGATGATTTCTTAGCATGA
- a CDS encoding virulence-associated E family protein, whose amino-acid sequence MKIAVGNSRMDKKWKNKDITWEDFTARVRTTIRTTETVSEFRKMSRAQQDAIKDVGGFVGGALREGKRRNGYVLCRSLLTLDMDYAKPGVWDQIETLHDFKCCIYSTHKNTPKFPRLRLLIPLAREVSEDEYPALGRMVAKEIGIDFFDDTTYEPSRLMYWPSTPSDGEFVFEEKEGPLLDPDVYLSYYEDWRDTSMWPVSSRQSEVVQRKITKQADPLAKEGVIGAFCRAYTTEEAIDTFLPDVYEPSAMNGRFDYIPADSSAGLVVYDGKFAYSHHATDPASGTLLNAFDLVRVHKFQDLDEKVSINTAPSKLPSFKAMTDFALKDERVKEQFAEERKAQAESEFVDEDWENQLELDKTGTVKNSLRNLILILENASDLKSIVYNQLSDSLEIKGDVPWPHPSKFWRDADDAQLISYIDTLYGTFSARNYDVAVAKVADDRSYHPIREFIEALPEWDRVPRVDTLLIDYLGAADNPYVRSVTRKTLCAAITRVLTPGIKFDSMLVLNGPQGGGKSTLIAKLGGEWFSDSLSLSDTKDKTAAEKLQGYWLLEIGELAGLKKAEVETLRSFLSRQNDIYRASFGRRATPHLRQCVFFGTTNAEKGYLRDSTGNRRFWPVKTPGSSNKQSWQLTQEEVLQIWAESLTYVKTNEKLYLDVSLEKLAKDEQREAMESDEREGLVRDYLDMLLPEDWDSMDLYERRAFINGTEFGESRRMGVWKRESVSNMEIWCECFGKDRANLRRMDGNEISAIMAGIGGWSGLVKKERIPLYGPQWLYVPKA is encoded by the coding sequence ATGAAAATAGCGGTTGGCAACAGCCGTATGGATAAGAAATGGAAGAACAAAGACATCACCTGGGAGGACTTCACTGCCCGCGTTAGGACAACCATCCGGACAACCGAAACGGTATCCGAGTTTCGCAAGATGAGTCGCGCTCAACAGGATGCTATCAAAGACGTGGGCGGCTTTGTAGGCGGTGCCCTGCGTGAAGGCAAACGCCGAAATGGTTATGTGCTTTGCCGTTCTCTACTTACCCTTGATATGGATTATGCAAAACCTGGAGTCTGGGATCAGATAGAGACACTGCACGATTTTAAATGTTGTATCTATTCTACCCACAAAAACACCCCCAAGTTCCCTCGACTAAGGTTACTTATACCACTGGCTCGCGAGGTCAGTGAAGATGAATACCCGGCTCTTGGACGAATGGTAGCGAAGGAAATAGGCATTGATTTCTTTGACGATACCACCTATGAACCATCCCGTTTGATGTATTGGCCATCAACACCTTCAGACGGAGAGTTTGTTTTTGAAGAAAAAGAGGGGCCTCTACTTGACCCTGATGTATACCTTTCCTATTACGAAGATTGGCGGGATACCTCGATGTGGCCGGTATCCTCTAGGCAGTCAGAAGTGGTTCAGCGCAAGATCACCAAGCAGGCGGATCCGCTCGCCAAAGAAGGCGTCATCGGTGCATTTTGCAGAGCCTATACTACGGAAGAAGCTATTGACACGTTCTTACCAGATGTTTACGAGCCAAGTGCAATGAACGGTCGCTTTGACTATATCCCAGCGGACTCATCAGCCGGGCTGGTGGTTTACGATGGAAAATTCGCATACAGCCACCATGCGACAGATCCTGCAAGTGGCACCCTGCTCAATGCATTCGACTTGGTTCGAGTGCACAAATTTCAAGATCTCGATGAAAAGGTATCCATCAATACTGCGCCAAGCAAGCTGCCTTCCTTCAAAGCCATGACCGATTTTGCTTTGAAAGATGAGCGGGTGAAGGAGCAATTTGCTGAAGAAAGAAAAGCACAGGCAGAAAGTGAGTTTGTTGATGAAGATTGGGAAAACCAACTGGAACTCGATAAGACCGGTACCGTTAAAAACTCACTTCGAAACCTGATCTTAATTTTAGAAAACGCTTCGGACCTGAAAAGCATTGTATATAATCAGCTATCCGACAGCCTTGAAATTAAAGGAGACGTGCCTTGGCCTCACCCATCTAAGTTTTGGCGTGATGCGGATGATGCACAGTTAATCAGCTATATTGACACGCTCTACGGAACTTTCTCTGCAAGAAACTACGATGTAGCGGTAGCGAAGGTCGCCGATGATCGCTCATACCATCCCATCAGGGAGTTCATTGAAGCATTACCAGAATGGGACAGAGTTCCCCGTGTGGACACCCTCTTGATCGATTATCTGGGTGCAGCTGATAACCCCTATGTACGCTCGGTAACCAGAAAAACGCTTTGTGCTGCTATTACCCGGGTGTTAACCCCGGGAATCAAGTTTGACTCCATGTTGGTGCTTAATGGCCCGCAGGGTGGAGGTAAAAGCACACTTATTGCTAAGCTTGGCGGCGAATGGTTTTCCGATTCACTCAGCCTTTCAGACACAAAAGACAAAACCGCCGCTGAGAAGCTGCAGGGGTATTGGCTACTGGAGATCGGAGAGCTCGCCGGACTTAAAAAGGCTGAGGTGGAAACCCTTCGCAGTTTCCTATCACGCCAGAACGACATCTATCGCGCCAGCTTCGGGCGCAGGGCAACCCCTCACCTCAGGCAGTGCGTCTTTTTCGGCACCACCAATGCGGAAAAAGGCTACTTAAGAGACTCGACAGGTAATCGCCGCTTTTGGCCGGTAAAAACCCCGGGAAGCAGCAATAAACAATCTTGGCAGCTTACCCAAGAAGAAGTCCTGCAGATATGGGCAGAGTCGCTTACTTATGTCAAAACCAATGAAAAGCTCTACCTGGATGTTAGTCTTGAAAAGCTTGCTAAGGATGAGCAGCGGGAAGCGATGGAGTCTGATGAGCGAGAAGGGCTGGTCCGGGACTACTTGGACATGCTCCTGCCGGAGGACTGGGACAGCATGGACTTATATGAACGCCGGGCTTTTATTAACGGTACAGAATTCGGTGAAAGTAGACGCATGGGTGTATGGAAGCGTGAATCCGTCTCCAATATGGAGATATGGTGTGAATGCTTTGGGAAAGATCGAGCCAATCTCCGCCGGATGGATGGCAACGAAATTTCAGCAATTATGGCAGGTATCGGTGGTTGGAGTGGCCTTGTGAAAAAAGAGCGAATTCCGCTATACGGGCCACAGTGGCTTTACGTTCCCAAGGCATGA
- a CDS encoding DUF4406 domain-containing protein, giving the protein MDKYNAEGYPDPTAAEALANVALEEKKQFRRLVYVCSPFAGNIEHNINRARGYCRYAVNKEYIPLAPHLHYPQFMDDEDREQRELGLLFALILLCKCDEVWVFGGRVSGGMAREISKAKKRGIPIRYFTEKCEEVQEI; this is encoded by the coding sequence ATGGACAAGTACAATGCAGAAGGTTATCCAGATCCCACAGCAGCAGAAGCTTTGGCTAATGTGGCACTAGAGGAAAAGAAGCAATTCCGTCGGCTCGTTTATGTCTGCTCCCCTTTTGCGGGTAACATTGAACACAACATCAACCGTGCGCGTGGCTATTGCAGGTATGCAGTCAACAAGGAGTACATACCCCTTGCGCCGCACCTTCATTACCCGCAGTTTATGGACGATGAGGATCGCGAACAGCGCGAACTTGGACTATTATTCGCTCTCATCCTGCTCTGTAAATGCGATGAGGTATGGGTCTTCGGTGGCAGGGTGTCGGGCGGCATGGCTAGGGAGATCAGTAAAGCGAAAAAGAGGGGCATTCCCATCAGATACTTCACCGAAAAATGCGAGGAGGTGCAGGAAATATGA
- a CDS encoding HNH endonuclease yields MPMKPKKPCKHPGCPLLADETYCEFHVRLHQGDRPSARERGYGNRWRKASKRFLKVNPLCKYCEKEGKLTPATVVDHIQPHRGDKTLFWDENNWQPLCKKCHDRKTMTEDRHPRYSY; encoded by the coding sequence ATGCCAATGAAACCCAAGAAGCCTTGTAAACATCCGGGCTGTCCTTTACTCGCTGACGAAACCTATTGCGAATTTCATGTGCGGCTGCATCAAGGTGACAGACCAAGTGCCAGAGAGCGTGGCTATGGCAATCGCTGGAGGAAAGCCAGTAAGAGGTTTTTAAAAGTTAATCCCCTCTGCAAGTACTGTGAAAAGGAGGGAAAGCTTACCCCTGCTACGGTAGTGGACCACATACAACCGCATCGGGGAGATAAGACTCTCTTTTGGGATGAAAATAACTGGCAGCCTTTATGTAAGAAATGTCATGATCGGAAGACGATGACAGAGGATCGACACCCAAGGTATAGCTACTAG
- a CDS encoding DEAD/DEAH box helicase — protein sequence MKYRPHEYQVYATDYILSHPVAAVLLDMGLGKSVITLTAIFDLTLDSFLVRKVLVIAPLRVARDTWPAEIEKWDHLQGLTYKVAVGSEKQRKSALLQKAQVYIINRENVEWLVHRSGIPFDFDMVAIDELSSFKSHQAKRFKSLLKVRPKVKRIVGLTGTPSSNGLMDLWSEYRLLDIGQRLGRFIGKYRDNYFVPDKRNQQVVFSYKPRPGAEEAIYQLISDITISMKGSDYLKLPELLLNEVPVRLSEKEMETVKTLKRDLIATIKGEEITASNAAGLSGKLLQMANGAVYDDDGAVIHIHDRKLDALEDLIEAANGKPVLIAYWFKHDIARIKKRFAVETLDSSDSIKRWNSGEIPIAAVHPASAGHGLNLQTGGSTLVWFGLTWSLELYQQTNARLWRQGQKDTVVIHHLIAKETIDERVMKALKDKDNTQAALIDAVKATFKGGLM from the coding sequence ATGAAATACAGACCACATGAATACCAGGTCTATGCAACAGACTATATCCTCTCCCATCCCGTTGCAGCAGTTCTGCTTGATATGGGGCTTGGTAAGAGCGTTATCACGCTGACTGCTATTTTTGACTTGACACTGGACAGCTTTCTCGTCCGTAAGGTGTTGGTCATTGCCCCACTTAGAGTAGCAAGGGATACCTGGCCAGCCGAGATTGAAAAATGGGATCATTTGCAGGGCTTGACATACAAGGTCGCTGTGGGCTCGGAAAAGCAAAGGAAATCAGCTCTCCTACAGAAAGCACAGGTGTATATAATCAACCGGGAGAATGTTGAGTGGCTCGTTCACCGAAGCGGCATTCCCTTTGACTTTGACATGGTGGCCATCGATGAGTTGTCTTCCTTCAAATCCCACCAGGCTAAGCGGTTTAAGAGCTTGCTGAAAGTCAGGCCCAAAGTAAAAAGGATTGTAGGCTTGACCGGCACGCCTTCCTCAAATGGACTAATGGATTTGTGGTCAGAGTATCGGCTCTTGGATATAGGGCAGCGGTTAGGAAGATTTATCGGTAAATACCGCGATAACTACTTTGTGCCGGATAAGCGTAACCAACAAGTGGTGTTTTCCTATAAGCCAAGACCTGGAGCAGAAGAAGCAATCTATCAGCTGATTTCTGACATTACCATCAGTATGAAGGGTTCTGATTATCTCAAACTGCCGGAACTGCTACTAAACGAAGTGCCTGTCCGGCTATCGGAAAAGGAAATGGAAACTGTCAAAACCCTAAAACGAGACCTTATTGCTACAATCAAAGGCGAAGAAATCACAGCATCAAACGCAGCTGGGCTATCCGGCAAACTTTTGCAGATGGCAAATGGTGCCGTGTATGACGATGATGGTGCGGTGATACACATTCACGACCGTAAGCTAGACGCTTTGGAGGATCTAATCGAAGCAGCCAATGGAAAGCCTGTCCTAATAGCCTATTGGTTTAAGCACGATATTGCCCGAATCAAAAAGCGGTTTGCAGTGGAAACACTGGACAGTTCTGATTCCATCAAACGGTGGAACAGCGGTGAAATCCCCATTGCAGCAGTCCACCCCGCTTCGGCCGGACATGGATTGAACCTGCAAACTGGCGGATCCACCCTTGTTTGGTTCGGTTTGACATGGAGCCTGGAACTTTATCAGCAGACCAATGCCAGGCTTTGGCGGCAAGGACAAAAGGACACTGTAGTCATTCACCATCTTATAGCTAAAGAAACGATAGACGAGCGAGTGATGAAAGCTCTGAAAGATAAGGACAATACACAAGCCGCACTCATCGATGCGGTCAAGGCTACATTCAAAGGGGGATTGATGTAA
- a CDS encoding DUF2800 domain-containing protein, translating into MSTHAILSASGSHRWLNCTPSARLELEFDDKSGEAAAEGTAAHELSEHKLRKALKMQSKKPVSPYDSDEMDNYTDGYVEFVLEIIEQAKQTCNDPLVLIEQRLNFSKYVPDGFGTGDCVIIADGSLHIIDFKYGQGVLVSAEDNPQMKLYALGALEIFDGIYDTDTVSMTIYQPRRENVSTYTVSKESLYQWAEEELKPKAELAFAGDGNYCAGEWCQFCRAAVKCRARAEAKMKLATFEFALPPLLSDEEIAEILSSVGDLTSWANEIMAYATDAAVNHGKEWPGFKVVTGRSNRKYTDEKAVAEAAKNTGYNDIYRQSLITITQMEKLMGKTKFKEILGGLIKKPPGKPTLVPVSDKRPEITTGTAKNDFMEE; encoded by the coding sequence ATGAGCACTCATGCTATTCTTTCCGCGTCAGGTTCCCATCGCTGGTTGAATTGCACACCATCGGCCAGGCTTGAGCTTGAATTTGATGATAAAAGCGGTGAAGCTGCAGCCGAAGGAACAGCCGCCCACGAATTAAGTGAACACAAGCTTCGAAAGGCACTTAAGATGCAGTCAAAAAAGCCTGTCTCACCTTATGACTCCGATGAAATGGACAATTACACTGATGGTTATGTGGAATTTGTGCTTGAGATTATTGAACAGGCAAAGCAAACCTGCAATGATCCACTCGTTTTGATAGAACAGCGGCTGAACTTCTCGAAATATGTGCCTGATGGGTTTGGAACCGGTGACTGCGTGATTATCGCTGATGGAAGCCTTCACATTATTGATTTTAAGTATGGACAGGGCGTTTTAGTAAGTGCAGAAGATAATCCGCAAATGAAGCTCTATGCACTTGGTGCACTGGAAATCTTTGATGGGATCTATGACACCGACACAGTATCAATGACAATCTATCAACCAAGACGGGAAAATGTTAGCACATATACAGTTTCAAAAGAAAGCCTATATCAATGGGCTGAGGAAGAGTTGAAGCCCAAAGCTGAACTAGCCTTTGCAGGTGATGGCAATTACTGTGCTGGTGAATGGTGTCAATTTTGCCGGGCGGCAGTGAAGTGTAGAGCAAGGGCGGAAGCCAAGATGAAATTAGCAACATTTGAGTTTGCACTGCCGCCACTACTTTCAGATGAAGAAATTGCAGAGATTTTATCATCGGTTGGTGATCTTACCAGCTGGGCAAATGAAATCATGGCTTATGCAACAGATGCAGCAGTGAATCATGGAAAAGAGTGGCCTGGATTTAAGGTAGTGACAGGTCGATCCAATCGCAAGTACACAGATGAAAAAGCAGTAGCAGAAGCAGCAAAGAACACAGGATATAACGATATCTACAGGCAAAGCCTCATCACGATTACCCAAATGGAAAAATTGATGGGAAAAACCAAATTTAAAGAAATCTTAGGTGGTCTGATCAAGAAGCCGCCAGGGAAACCAACGCTTGTACCTGTCTCAGACAAGCGTCCTGAAATAACAACTGGGACAGCAAAAAATGATTTTATGGAGGAATAA
- a CDS encoding DUF1492 domain-containing protein — protein sequence MNAKEYLSQAFHLDQRINSKLEQVANLRELSSKATATIHAERVSGTKNRSPMENAVVKLVDLEHEIDRDIDKLVDLKRDIINVINSVKQPEYHLLLELRYLNYKTWEEIAEHMNYGWRNVHYIHAKALKKVKLDISLHCFAQSP from the coding sequence ATGAACGCAAAGGAATATTTATCCCAGGCCTTTCACCTAGACCAGAGAATTAATAGTAAACTTGAGCAGGTGGCTAACCTAAGAGAACTTTCTAGCAAAGCCACTGCTACCATTCATGCCGAGCGAGTAAGCGGTACAAAGAACAGAAGTCCCATGGAAAATGCCGTTGTTAAGTTGGTAGATCTTGAGCATGAGATTGATAGAGATATTGATAAGCTGGTGGATTTAAAACGGGACATCATTAATGTTATTAATTCAGTGAAGCAACCCGAGTATCATCTTTTGCTGGAACTTAGGTATTTGAATTACAAGACTTGGGAAGAAATTGCAGAGCACATGAACTACGGTTGGCGTAATGTCCACTATATTCATGCAAAAGCATTAAAAAAAGTAAAACTGGACATTTCTTTGCATTGTTTTGCACAGTCACCCTAA
- a CDS encoding DNA polymerase has product MKTLSIDIETYSSVDLAKSGVYRYAEAPNFDILLLGYSVDGGPVHVVDLACGEEIPQQVLDAILDDKVTKWAFNAQFERICLSRYFGMWLEPDSWRCTMVWSAYLGLPLSLKGAAIVTGADKKKLTEGKELIRYFCQPCKSTKTNGGRTRNLPGHNPDKWDRFKAYNHRDVEVELSIQAKLQKFPMQEDEWENYILDQQINDRGIQLDLKLVHQAIRCDDKVREELMGRLRELTKLENPNSVAQMKTWLSENGLETDSLDKASVKALLKKAPAHLSEVLELRQLLAKSSVKKYTTMENAVCSDGRARGLIQFYGANRTGRFAGRLIQVQNLPQNHLPDLEEARKLVRCGYFEALELLYESIPNVLSELIRTAFVPKEGHKFIVADFSAIEARVIAWLAGETWRNKVFATHGKIYEASASQMFRVPLEEVTKGSPLRQKGKIAELALGYGGSVGALKAMGGLEMGLAEEELKPLVNAWRNANPNIVRLWWDVDRSVKNTVKERIKTQTHRIRFEYRSGMLLIWLPSRRQLSYVKPRMGLNSFGSEAVTYEGVGATKKWERIDSYGPKFVENIVQAISRDLLCYAMRNLNKAGYRIVMHVHDEVVLEAPKEESVEKICAIMSQIPPWAKGLMLRADGFECNFYQKD; this is encoded by the coding sequence ATGAAAACCCTCAGTATAGATATAGAAACATATAGTAGCGTAGACCTCGCCAAAAGCGGGGTCTATCGTTACGCTGAAGCACCGAATTTTGATATTTTGCTTTTGGGCTACAGTGTGGATGGTGGACCGGTGCATGTGGTTGATCTGGCATGTGGTGAAGAAATTCCACAGCAGGTACTGGATGCAATTTTGGATGACAAGGTAACAAAATGGGCTTTCAATGCGCAGTTTGAACGCATCTGTTTATCCCGTTATTTTGGTATGTGGCTAGAGCCTGATTCATGGCGCTGTACGATGGTGTGGTCTGCGTATCTTGGGCTTCCCCTTTCCCTTAAGGGAGCAGCGATCGTAACAGGAGCGGATAAGAAAAAACTGACCGAAGGGAAAGAACTCATCCGCTATTTCTGTCAGCCCTGTAAGTCGACAAAGACCAATGGTGGCCGCACACGCAATTTGCCAGGACATAATCCGGATAAGTGGGATCGATTTAAAGCATATAACCATCGAGATGTTGAAGTTGAGCTCTCTATACAGGCAAAGCTTCAGAAGTTCCCTATGCAGGAGGATGAGTGGGAAAACTATATCCTTGACCAGCAAATCAACGATCGAGGCATTCAGTTGGATCTTAAGTTGGTGCATCAAGCCATCCGATGCGACGACAAAGTCAGAGAAGAATTGATGGGACGCCTGAGAGAGCTTACAAAACTAGAAAACCCTAATTCAGTGGCCCAGATGAAAACTTGGCTATCCGAAAATGGTCTGGAAACGGATAGTCTTGATAAAGCATCCGTCAAAGCGTTATTAAAGAAAGCTCCAGCCCATCTAAGTGAAGTATTGGAGCTACGTCAGTTACTTGCTAAGTCCAGCGTAAAGAAATACACCACAATGGAAAATGCAGTGTGTTCTGATGGAAGAGCGCGTGGACTGATACAGTTTTACGGTGCCAATCGAACCGGCAGATTTGCAGGAAGGCTTATTCAAGTTCAAAACCTCCCACAGAACCATTTGCCGGATTTGGAAGAGGCACGAAAATTAGTGAGGTGTGGGTACTTTGAGGCATTGGAACTTTTATACGAGTCTATTCCCAATGTCTTATCTGAATTAATCCGTACTGCCTTTGTTCCAAAAGAGGGCCACAAATTCATCGTTGCTGATTTTAGTGCCATTGAAGCTAGAGTAATTGCTTGGCTTGCAGGCGAAACGTGGAGAAATAAAGTCTTCGCTACTCATGGGAAAATATACGAAGCATCCGCTTCTCAGATGTTTAGAGTCCCCCTGGAGGAAGTGACAAAAGGAAGCCCCTTAAGACAAAAAGGTAAAATTGCAGAATTGGCTCTTGGATATGGCGGATCCGTAGGAGCTCTAAAGGCTATGGGCGGCTTGGAGATGGGACTTGCTGAAGAAGAACTAAAACCTTTGGTTAACGCATGGCGAAATGCAAATCCCAATATTGTAAGGCTATGGTGGGATGTCGATAGATCAGTGAAAAATACTGTTAAAGAGCGAATCAAAACTCAAACGCATCGCATCCGCTTTGAATACCGCAGTGGAATGCTTTTAATATGGCTTCCGTCCCGGAGACAACTATCCTATGTAAAACCAAGAATGGGCCTTAATAGCTTTGGCAGTGAAGCGGTGACATACGAAGGTGTAGGAGCAACAAAAAAATGGGAGCGCATTGATAGTTACGGTCCGAAATTTGTTGAGAATATCGTGCAAGCCATCTCAAGAGATCTTCTTTGTTATGCCATGAGAAACCTAAACAAAGCAGGTTATCGGATTGTCATGCATGTCCACGATGAGGTGGTTTTGGAAGCGCCCAAGGAGGAATCCGTCGAGAAAATTTGCGCTATTATGAGTCAGATCCCGCCTTGGGCTAAAGGGCTTATGCTACGTGCTGATGGCTTTGAGTGTAACTTTTATCAGAAAGATTAA
- a CDS encoding VRR-NUC domain-containing protein, whose product MREKTVEQKLIRAVKDMGGLALKFISPGFDGMPDRLILLSYGKIAFVEVKAPGKKMRPLQEKRKRQLESLGFLVFCIDGPEQIGGILHEIQTT is encoded by the coding sequence ATGAGAGAAAAAACTGTAGAGCAAAAACTGATCAGAGCGGTAAAAGACATGGGCGGCCTTGCACTAAAGTTTATATCACCTGGTTTCGATGGAATGCCAGACCGCCTGATTCTACTGTCTTATGGAAAAATAGCTTTTGTGGAAGTGAAAGCCCCAGGAAAGAAAATGCGTCCTTTGCAGGAAAAACGAAAAAGACAGTTGGAGTCACTTGGGTTTTTGGTTTTCTGTATAGATGGACCAGAACAGATTGGAGGGATCCTTCATGAAATACAGACCACATGA